A segment of the Desulfofundulus kuznetsovii DSM 6115 genome:
GTAGCCGTCGGGGAGTATCTCCAGCACCCCCTGGGCGTAGATGAGCCCGTTTTTTTCCGTCTGGGCTTTAATGATTTCAAAAATCAGTTCCCGCTTGCGCAGGCGGGAATACCCGGTAAGCTCCAGTTCCCGGGCTATTTTGTACAGTTCCTGCATGGTTTTGCCTTCTAGTTCCGAATAATTCACACTGCATCCATTCCTTTCCAAATACTACTGGGGAGCGGCCCCAAAAATTCTGCCGCAACGCCCAGCACTCACTGAAAAAGCTGTACTTCAAAGACCGGCATTCACCACTTATTACAAAAGGTTTTGGAAAAAGGATCATTAGTTCAGTGAGTACTGGGTCCGTGCTTACTCCAGGGCTTCGTGTAAGATGCGCACCGCATCATTGTCATAATGGTCTTACTGAATATTTACAGGAAGTTAAGGAGGAGACCAGCCCGGCTGGTTTTACACAAGAGGGGACGTACTCAAGAATGTTTTATGGCCCGCCGTACTTCCAAAATACGGCGCACGAGGAAGTAAATCAAGATCCACGCGAGGGCAGCGTCTATAGCTGCACCAATAAAAAAGGGGTAGCCCATTTGTTTGAGGGTGGAAAGGGACCCCCCGGCACCCGCACCAACCGCCAGGCTGTCCCCGGTGACGGTGCTGCCCACGAGGTAATTCAGGGCGTAAAAGAAGGGAACGGCCCACTTGAAAAAAGCAGCCGAAAGGGCGGCGGCAACGGCGCTTACCCTTAAGCACCGGGCTAAGAGGTATGCTACGGGGATGCTGATCAGGGGGATGGGGAAAAAGTCCAACGCCGTACCCAGGGCGACCCCGTGGGCAATTTTATGCGGGGCGTCGGGAAGGTCCATTACTTGATGATATTTTTCTACCAGGTAGTTTTTCCAGCTCAAAAGTTTTTCCTTGACGCGCATCATCACCATGGGTTTTGGAATATCTTACTTCCTGGGAACCGTGGCCCAATCGGCCAGGAATCTTTCAATACCGATGTCGGTTAAGGGGTGCTTGAGCATTTGCATGAGCACTTTATAAGGTACGGTGGCGATGTCCGCACCGGCCCGGGCGGCCATGGTTACATGTACCGGGTGGCGAATACTGGCCGCAATCACTTTAGTCGGGAAATCGTAATTGCTGTAAATGGCCATGATGTCCTGGATCAATTCCAGCCCGTCGTGGCCGACATCATCCAGCCGGCCCACAAAGGGGCTGACATAGGTAGCCCCGGCCAGGGCGGCTAAAAGAGCCTGGTTGGCCGAAAAAACCAGGGTAACATTGGTTTTGATCCCCTTGGACGCAAGGAACTTCACCGCTTTGAGCCCTTCACCGGTCATAGGGATTTTGACTACGATGTTGGGATGAATGGCTGCCAGTTCCTCCGCCTCCGCAATCATGCCTTGCGCATCAATGCTCACTGCTTCGGCGCTGATCGGCCCGTCCACAATGGAGGTGATTTCCCGCACCACTTCGGCAAAATCCCGGCCCTCCCTGGCAATCAAGGACGGGTTGGTGGTTACGCCACTGATTACCCCCAGGGCGTAGGCTTTTTTGATCTCTTCCACATTGGCTGTGTCCAGAAAAAGCTGCATAAAAAGTCCTCCTTGAACTCCGGCCATATCTATTTTAGATACTGTCGCGTAACTACCCGGGGCGGCGGTCGTCCCCCGTCGCTCCGTGCTACGGGCCGGACGAAACATCGACTTGCCTCGGAGCGAACCTGGCAGCGCTGCATATGCGCCGGAAGTCTTTTTTCCTCATGGGTAGTTATAGCATAAAGTAGCTCAATCATTCTATCGATACTGTTACCAGCGCGATTCGCGCTGCCGGTTCGCTAACCTCGGCAGCGCCGTGTTTCGTATCCGGCCCTCCGCAATGTCGCTCCTAAAGGGACGACCGCCGCCCGTTTCGTTTCCGGTTTTACGACTGTACCTTAATGAGGCCGCTAATTTTTACCCCCTGACCTTCCCGGAGCAGCCAAAGACCCGCATCTTTTCCCGGATTACCTCAATGGCCGCTTCCCGGGCCGGACCCAGGATCTTGCGGGGGTCGATTTCCTGGGGATTTTCGTCGAGCTTGTGCCGGACCGCCCCCACAAAGGCTTCCCGGATATTGGTATCAATGTTTATCTTGCGCACTCCCCGGCGAATGGCTTCCCTGATGGCTTCGTCGGGCACGCCGGAAGCCCCGTGCAACACCAGGGGAACGGGCACCAGCTCTTTAATCCTGGTCAGGCGGTCAAAGTCCAGCCTGGGCTCGCCTTTATAGCGGCCATGGGCCGTGCCGATGGCTACGGCCAGGGAATCTACGCCCGTTTGCTCTACAAAGTAACGGGCCTCCTCCGGGTCGGTAAAAAAGGCCTCCCGGTCGGTAACCGCAATGTCGTCTTCCACACCGCCAATTCTCCCCAGCTCAGCCTCCACGGAAACCCCCACCGGCCTGGCAGCCGACACCACCCGGCGGGTAAGGGCAATATTTTGCTCCAGGGGCAGGTGGGAACCGTCAATCATCACCGAGGAAAAACCGGCTACCAGGCAACGGACGACCTGATCAAAGCTGGTACCATGGTCCAGGTGCAGGGCCACCGGTACCCTGGCGCCGCGGGCGGCCACCCGTACCATGGCCGCAATATAGTCGACGCCGGCGTACTTAATGGCTCCCTGACTGGCCTGCATGATCACTGGTGCCTTTTCCGCCTCCGCCGCAGCCACGATGGCCTGCACTATTTCCAGATTACTACAATTAAAGGCTCCCACGGCATAGCCTTCCACCGCGGCTTCCCTGAGCAACACACTTACCGGAACAAGGGGCATTTCATTCCCCCCCTTCTTTTTTTTCCATTATCCCCCGGGAAAAAATTTTTTAGTATAATCGCCGTTACCACACGCCCTGCCTTCGCTACGGCGGGGACAATGCCACCAATCACAGTTGCGGCGGCGTTTCCCTGGTTTTCCCAAGATGGGCGAAAGTATGCCGGGTCAACTCTATTTTCCAGGTACGCCCTATGGCATCCAGATCTTTTTGGGTTTCTGCATAAACTATGTAAAGGTTGTCGCAACGGCTACAGTGCAGTTCCAAGCGATCGGGGAAGATATCCACTTCAATGCGTTGATTTCCACACTCGCAGTAAAGCCTCCCGGCTTTACCCAGGTTGTGCATATGTTTTAAAACCGCAGACATCACTTCCTGGTTATGGAAAAAGTTATCCACCATAAAATCCAGCCCATTCAGGGTTTCTTCCAGGCGGGCCTGTTCGTGCACCTGGTCCTCCGCCCCCAGGTACCCCAGCTCCAGACCGGTAGTCTGGCAGAACAGCTCGATGTTCCCGCTGGACCACAGAGTGTGGGCGTTAACCAAAAGGGTGTGGCTTGCACCACAAACCACACAGGGGACCTGGAGGTTCACCTTATTGCCCTGTGAAGTGAGTGACAACTTGAGCGCACCGCAGGAACAGTGGATATGCAGTGAGGAACGGGCGCCCACCAGGGCAAAACGGGAAATCCCGTGGTGTTCCAACCTGCCGCATTCCGGACATCGCATCACCAGGGTCGTTTGGGTATTGATGACCACGCAAACCAAACCCCCACACGGTAACCTTTAAAAAAACTTGTTGCCTTACTCCTTTTAGCCAATTACCTCCAGGTATCTCCTGGCCGGACGCCTGTCCGCCAGGAGGGCCCGGACAAGGTAACGCACTTCCTGGAGATCAAAGGGCTTGCTCACATAATGTCTGACTCCCAGCTTTTTGGCTTCACCAAGCAGTTCAAGCTCCCCGTATGCGGTCATCATGATCACCGGCAGATCCGGCTTCAGCTTGCGAATTTCCCGCAGGGTGTCCAGTCCGCTCATTCCAGGCATTTTCATGTCCAGCAGCACCAGGTCTATACCACCATGCTTAAGCTTCTGGAGTGCCTCAGGGCCGGAAACGGCCACTACCACTTCATATCCGTCATCTGTGAAAGCCTCCAGCAGCATCCGGCGCACTCCGGCCTGATCATCTACCACCAGCAAGTAATACCGGCAATCCGTCATCCCCCTTACCCCCCTGCCTGAAACTGGTTTCACCCTCACGGCGTGATACGTTAAAGTAGTGATTCGGCAGGGGGTATCAAATCCCTTCCATGGGGGAAATTTTTTTACCAGGGTCAGCTGTTCAGGGGAAAGAGGGAAGAGATGCCCGCAGCAAAAAGCACCAGCAAAATAATCCCGCTCAGGATAATCACGGCCGGTGGCAGCAACACCGTAAGCAAAGCGCGGCTTGCTGAAAACTGGTATACCTCCATCAGCCCCAGGACTACCAGGACGACACCCCATACGAAAACCGCCAGTCCTAAAATCGCCGTGACCACGGTTAAGGTCATTCCCCGGGTATCAAGCAGGAAAAGCAGCAAATCAACGGGTATCATGAGCAGTGCCGGCAACGCCGCCAGGGCAGTTATGGTTAAGATTCCAGAGGCCCTGCCCCGTCCGTCCAGCAAGCCGGCGGTAAGGTGCAAAAGGGCGCTCACCACCACCCACTTCACATACTGGAAAACCAGGCCTGCCACCGCCACGAGGGGAGCGGCCGGTGCCAGCCAGTGCATGCCCATGTAGGGATGACCGGGCGGCAGGGTCAGGCGGTACCCCACCAGGCCCCCCATGAGGGCGCCGGCCAGGTTGACCAGAGTGAAGATCAAAACCGCCAGGCCAAGGGGCGGGCGGGCGGCCAACCGCCGGAAAGTAGCCCTGGGGTCAAAAAAGACCCCGTAAATGATATCCAGAAAGCCCATGGGGGGCTCCGGGGGAGCCTCATTTACCGCCGGGACGCCATGAACATCTTCACCGGAGGATAAAACCCCGCCGGGATTCTCGGTGCGCTCTTCCACCTGGACCACCTCCGTTTTCAAAGTGTCCCCTTAAGAAATGGGAAATCTGAGCGTATCGCCCCCCGAACCAGGGGGGAGGCAGGGGGGACAGACCAGCCAGATGGCTGTTTTGTTGTCCGGAAAAGCGCTGCCAAACCCCTTGGGGAAAAGCGTCCCGGACAGGACTCCGGACCAGAAACCGCGGGGACCCAGCTCGGTGGTTACGGGGTTGGGACCCAACCCGGCCAGACGGCCGGCCAGGCGCACGGCATCCCGCAGGTTGCCCAGCTCATCCACCAGCCCCAGTTTTTGGGCCTGCCGCCCGGTATATACCCGCCCATCGGCCAGTTTTCTCACCCGGTCCAGCTCCATCTTCCTGCCTTCCGATACAGCACGCAGAAACTGGTCGTAAATGTCATCAACCATCCCCTGAAAGATGTCCTGTTCCTCGGGGGTTACCGGCCGGCTTGGTGAACCCATGTCTTTGTAGGGGCCGCTTTTAAAGGTGCGGGTGTTGATGCCCAGCTTGTTGTATAAACCCCGCAGGTCCTGGGTCTGCATGATTACACCAATGCTGCCGGTCAGGCTCCCGGGATTGGCCACAATTTTATCCGCGCGGCTGGCAATCCAGTAAGCTCCGGAGGCCGCGGCGTCCCCCATGGAGGCCACCACCTTCTTGCCGCTTTTGCGCAGGTTATCCACTTCCGCGGCAATCTCCTGGGCGCCCGCAGCGGTACCCCCCGGGCTGTTTAACCGCAGCACCACGGCCTTAACCGCCGGGTCCTGGGACGCCTGGCGCAGCCGCTCCATCACATCCTCCGAGCCTGTCCCTGAACCAAAGAATCCCGGGGTAGCCCGGCCGCTGACAATGGTGCCGGTAATGGGAATTATGGCCACCGCACCGGTACCCCGGGGAACTTTTATTCCCCTGTCCGGACGGGAAAGCACGCTCACCAGACCGCCAGCCAGGGAAAGCAACACCGCTACACACACCACGGCAGCTACGATCCTTCTCTTCACGCCAGCAAACCTCCCACAGGCCTATTCTTTACCCGGCCGGTTGATCCCATGCAGGGTTAAGCACGGCTTCCCCGGTAAGTCAGGGAAGCACCGACAAAGTCCCGGAAAAGGGGATGGGGCCGGTTCGGCCTGGATTTAAACTCGGGATGAAACTGCGTGCCCAAAAACCAGGGATGCCCCGGCAGTTCGACGATTTCCACCAGGTAGCCGTCCGGACGCGTACCGCTAAAGACAAGTCCTCCCCGGGACAGTTCATCCCGGTAGGTGTTGTTCAGTTCGTAGCGATGGCGATGTCTTTCGTAAATAATTTCTTCCCCGTAGGCCCTGTGGGCCAGGGTTCCGGGTACCAGGCGGCAGGGATAACGGCCCAAACGCATGGTGCCGCCCAGGCGGTCCAGCTCCTTTTGTTCCGGCAACAAGTCGATAACCGGATACGGGGTGCGGGGATCAAACTCGGAGCTGTTGGCCCGGGGCCAGTTCAGAACGTGGCGGGCGTATTCCACCACCGCCAGCTGCATCCCCAGGCAAATGCCCAAAAAGGGGATCCTTTTCTCCCGGGCAAATTTGATGGCCTTGATTTTCCCTTCGATGCCCCGGTCCCCGAATCCCCCGGGAACCAGTACACCATCCACATCATGGAGATAATCCTCAACCGGCCTGCATTCCAGTTCTTCGGAATTGATCCAGCGAATGTCCACCGCGGCACCATGATAGAGCCCGGCATGGCGCAGGGCTTCGGCCACGCTGAAATAGGCGTCGGGCAGGGAGACATACTTGCCCACCAGGCCGATAACAACTTTCTCCCGCAGGTTCTTCATGCGGTTGACCATATCTTCCCATTCGGTCAGTTCGGGAGGATGACATTCCAGGCCCAGGCGCTGCACCGTTATTTCCCCCAGGCCCTCCTTCTCCAGCATCAGGGGCACTTCATAGATAGAGGGGGCGTCCACTGCCTGGATTACCGCCCGGGGGTCAATGTCGCAAAAAAGGGCTATTTTTTCCTCCATTTCCCGGGAAAGGGGGCGCTCCGTACGGCAGACAATCACGTCGGGTTGAATGCCGATGCTGCGGAGCTCCTTTACGCTGTGCTGGGTGGGTTTTGTTTTTAATTCGTTGGCTACTTTGAGATAAGGCACCAGCGTGACGTGGATGTACATGACGTTCTCCCGGCCCAGGTCGGTGCGCAGCTGACGGATGGCCTCCAGAAAGGGAAGGGACTCGATATCGCCAACGGTACCGCCAATCTCCGTAATGACCACGTCCGGGTTTGATTCAGCGGCAACACGCAGGATCCTTTCCTTGATCTCGTTGGTGATGTGGGGGATCACCTGTACGGTGGCGCCCAGGTAGTCGCCCCGGCGCTCCTTGGTGATCACCGACCAGTAGATACCCCCGGTGGTTACGTTGCTGCTGCGGCTCAAGTTGCTGTCGATGAAGCGTTCATAGTGTCCCAGGTCCAGGTCGGTTTCCGCGCCGTCCTCGGTAACAAAAACCTCCCCGTGCTGGTAGGGGCTCATGGTGCCGGGATCAATATTGATATAAGGGTCCAGTTTTTGAATGGCCACCTTCAGGCCGCGGCTTTTCAACAGGCGGCCCAGGGAAGCGGCAGTAATACCCTTGCCCAACGATGATACTACTCCACCGGTGACAAAAATAAATTTGGCCATGATAGCCTCCTGTCAACATTATTGCTCTGTATCTTTTACTACGATATATGTCGCAAAATATGTCGCAAAAACCCGGGCCAAGTATTTTACGGCACGGCGGTGTACCCGTTACAGCGATCATCCGAAAGGCAGCGGGATACCCTTTTCCGGTTCTTGCGACGGTATCTCATACCTATCCTATTCTAGCCGTGGCAAAAGGACATGTCAACAGATCTAACGGTTTATAATGCGGGCCACCACAAGGTAGCCCAGAAAAAGGCCCACCACCCCCATGACTCCCGCCAGGGTAGGGGGTGCGGGCACGGGCAACTTTAACCAGGCAAAGGCCGCACCGGCCACAAAACCCGTGATCAATGCCAGAACAGGTTCCTTCAACAAAGAGGCGCACTCCCCAAACTCGCCTGCCGTCTGCACGCGCTCGCTCCGTTCGCCTCGCAGGCCAAAACTAGCGCTCGACCTCGGGCTCCGGCGGGGTTCCCGGCCCATTCGGCATCCATGCCTCAGGGGCTGGCTTCGGGCATCCATGCCCTCAGCCCCGCCTCCGCCCTCGGTCTCGCTAAGTTTGGCATCTGCTCGGCTCAATGTCGCTCGCTTCGTGCAAAACGGCAGCTATTTTCATCCCTTGTAGGTGGCGCAGAATGCGTCATGGGTATCTACAATCACATCCGCTCCGGGGCGGAGAGACCCAGCAGGCGCAGGCCGTTCCGCAGGACGATGCGGGTGGCGTCCACCAGCACCAGCCGGGCGGCGGTCAGGGCCTCGTCCCCGGTAATCACCCGGTGGCTGTTGTAAAAGCTGTGCAGCAGTCCCGCCACTTCATGCAGGTAGCGGGCCATACGGTGGGGGGCCAGATCCTTTGCCCCCAGGGCCACCTCCTCGGGGAAATCGGCCAGCTTGCGGGCCAGGGCCAGTTCCGCCTCTTCCTTTAAAAGCCCCAGGTCCACCTGCTCCGGCAAAGGGGCTTCCCGGTCCAGCTGGCGCAAAATGCTGCAGATGCGGGCGTGGGCGTACTGGATGTAATAGACCGGGTTCTCGTTGCTTTGCTCCTTGGCCAGGTCCAGGTCAAAATCCAGGTGGCTGTCGGCGCTGCGCAGCACAAAAAAGTAGCGGGCCGCATCCCTGCCGACCTCCTCCACCAGTTCCTCCAGGGTGACAAACTGGCCGGAGCGCTTGCTCATGCGCACGAGCTCCCCGCCCCGGTACAGGCGCACCAGCTGCATGATCACAATTTCCAGGGCATCGGGGTTGTAGCCCAGGGCGGCCACCGCCCCCTTCATGCGGGCCACATGGCCGTGGTGGTCCGCCCCCCAGATGTTTATAACGCGGTCAAAGCCGCGGCGGAATTTGTCCAGGTGGTAGGCAATATCCGCCGCAAAGTAGGTGGGCACGCCGTTGCTGCGCACCAGCACCTCGTCTTTTTCCACCCCGAACTCCGTCGCCTTAAACCAGAGCGCCCCTTCATATTCGTAGAGGTAGCCCCGGCGGCGCAGGATGTCGATGGCCTCCCTTACCGCCCCCGATTCGTGCAGGCTCTTCTCGGAAAACCACACGTCATAATGTACGCCGAAATCCTCCAGGGCCTTCTTGATGGCACCCAGCTTCTCTTTGAGGGCGTAATCCACCAGAACCCGGCGCCTTTCTTCTTCCGGCGCGTGCAGGTATTGATCGCCGAAGCGCTCCACAAAGCCCCTTACCGTGTCGATAATATCTTCCCCGTGGTAACCCTCCTCGGGCACTTGAGCCGGCCGGCCGAGAAGCTGGAAGTAGCGGGCTTCCAGGGACCGCCCGAAATTTTCGATCTGGTTGCCGGCATCATTGATGTAGTACTCCCGGGTGACCCGGTAACCGGCAAAATCTAAAATGGCGGCAATGCTGTCCCCCAGGGCCGCTCCCCGGGCGTTGCCCATGTGCAAAAGCCCGGTGGGGTTGGCGCTGACAAATTCCACCTGCACCCGGGAACCGTTGCCCAGGTTCACCCGCCCGTAGTCGTGATCCGCCGCAATAATGCGGGGCAGCTCGGCCAGCACCCACCGGGGAGCCAGGTGGAAATTAATAAAACCGGGTCCGGCCACTTCCACCTTTTCTACCGAAATCCCGGTCAGGTCTAAATGGGCCACCAGGGCCTCGGCAATCTTGCGGGGTGCGAGACGGGCCGGCCTGGCCAGGAGCATGGCCAGATTGGTGGCAAAATCTCCGTGCTCCTTTTCCCGGGGCACCTCCACCACAAAGGCCGGGGGAGTGACCGCGGGTAGCAAACCCCTGTTTACAGCAGAAGCCAGTGCCCTTTCCAGAGCACCGGCCAGGTGTTCCCGTACCTCCTGGACTAGACCTTTCATCTTTCAGAAACTAGACCTCCTGCACGGTAATGGATAATTCGTTGTAACCGATCCTTTGCCGGCATAATTCCAGCTCGTATTCCAGATTAATACTTCCGCCCACCTCTGTCAAGTCCACCTCTACTTTCCAGGGCAGAACCCGGATCCACATGGACCCGTAAGGCGTCACGTAACTGGTTTCATGGTGAATTCCTTCTTCAAAGACCTGCTTTACTTCGGCCGTACCCATGCGGTTCAAGGTAACCCGGCTGGGTTCAGCCTT
Coding sequences within it:
- a CDS encoding DUF1934 domain-containing protein, with product MRKEVLVTIRGTQTNDLGERETIELVTKANYYQKNSSFYIVYNESEISGLAGTTTSLKAEPSRVTLNRMGTAEVKQVFEEGIHHETSYVTPYGSMWIRVLPWKVEVDLTEVGGSINLEYELELCRQRIGYNELSITVQEV
- the sppA gene encoding signal peptide peptidase SppA codes for the protein MKRRIVAAVVCVAVLLSLAGGLVSVLSRPDRGIKVPRGTGAVAIIPITGTIVSGRATPGFFGSGTGSEDVMERLRQASQDPAVKAVVLRLNSPGGTAAGAQEIAAEVDNLRKSGKKVVASMGDAAASGAYWIASRADKIVANPGSLTGSIGVIMQTQDLRGLYNKLGINTRTFKSGPYKDMGSPSRPVTPEEQDIFQGMVDDIYDQFLRAVSEGRKMELDRVRKLADGRVYTGRQAQKLGLVDELGNLRDAVRLAGRLAGLGPNPVTTELGPRGFWSGVLSGTLFPKGFGSAFPDNKTAIWLVCPPCLPPGSGGDTLRFPIS
- a CDS encoding CTP synthase: MAKFIFVTGGVVSSLGKGITAASLGRLLKSRGLKVAIQKLDPYINIDPGTMSPYQHGEVFVTEDGAETDLDLGHYERFIDSNLSRSSNVTTGGIYWSVITKERRGDYLGATVQVIPHITNEIKERILRVAAESNPDVVITEIGGTVGDIESLPFLEAIRQLRTDLGRENVMYIHVTLVPYLKVANELKTKPTQHSVKELRSIGIQPDVIVCRTERPLSREMEEKIALFCDIDPRAVIQAVDAPSIYEVPLMLEKEGLGEITVQRLGLECHPPELTEWEDMVNRMKNLREKVVIGLVGKYVSLPDAYFSVAEALRHAGLYHGAAVDIRWINSEELECRPVEDYLHDVDGVLVPGGFGDRGIEGKIKAIKFAREKRIPFLGICLGMQLAVVEYARHVLNWPRANSSEFDPRTPYPVIDLLPEQKELDRLGGTMRLGRYPCRLVPGTLAHRAYGEEIIYERHRHRYELNNTYRDELSRGGLVFSGTRPDGYLVEIVELPGHPWFLGTQFHPEFKSRPNRPHPLFRDFVGASLTYRGSRA
- a CDS encoding response regulator; this encodes MTDCRYYLLVVDDQAGVRRMLLEAFTDDGYEVVVAVSGPEALQKLKHGGIDLVLLDMKMPGMSGLDTLREIRKLKPDLPVIMMTAYGELELLGEAKKLGVRHYVSKPFDLQEVRYLVRALLADRRPARRYLEVIG
- the argS gene encoding arginine--tRNA ligase; protein product: MKGLVQEVREHLAGALERALASAVNRGLLPAVTPPAFVVEVPREKEHGDFATNLAMLLARPARLAPRKIAEALVAHLDLTGISVEKVEVAGPGFINFHLAPRWVLAELPRIIAADHDYGRVNLGNGSRVQVEFVSANPTGLLHMGNARGAALGDSIAAILDFAGYRVTREYYINDAGNQIENFGRSLEARYFQLLGRPAQVPEEGYHGEDIIDTVRGFVERFGDQYLHAPEEERRRVLVDYALKEKLGAIKKALEDFGVHYDVWFSEKSLHESGAVREAIDILRRRGYLYEYEGALWFKATEFGVEKDEVLVRSNGVPTYFAADIAYHLDKFRRGFDRVINIWGADHHGHVARMKGAVAALGYNPDALEIVIMQLVRLYRGGELVRMSKRSGQFVTLEELVEEVGRDAARYFFVLRSADSHLDFDLDLAKEQSNENPVYYIQYAHARICSILRQLDREAPLPEQVDLGLLKEEAELALARKLADFPEEVALGAKDLAPHRMARYLHEVAGLLHSFYNSHRVITGDEALTAARLVLVDATRIVLRNGLRLLGLSAPERM
- the fsa gene encoding fructose-6-phosphate aldolase encodes the protein MQLFLDTANVEEIKKAYALGVISGVTTNPSLIAREGRDFAEVVREITSIVDGPISAEAVSIDAQGMIAEAEELAAIHPNIVVKIPMTGEGLKAVKFLASKGIKTNVTLVFSANQALLAALAGATYVSPFVGRLDDVGHDGLELIQDIMAIYSNYDFPTKVIAASIRHPVHVTMAARAGADIATVPYKVLMQMLKHPLTDIGIERFLADWATVPRK
- a CDS encoding Yip1 family protein produces the protein MEERTENPGGVLSSGEDVHGVPAVNEAPPEPPMGFLDIIYGVFFDPRATFRRLAARPPLGLAVLIFTLVNLAGALMGGLVGYRLTLPPGHPYMGMHWLAPAAPLVAVAGLVFQYVKWVVVSALLHLTAGLLDGRGRASGILTITALAALPALLMIPVDLLLFLLDTRGMTLTVVTAILGLAVFVWGVVLVVLGLMEVYQFSASRALLTVLLPPAVIILSGIILLVLFAAGISSLFPLNS
- a CDS encoding XapX domain-containing protein yields the protein MLKEPVLALITGFVAGAAFAWLKLPVPAPPTLAGVMGVVGLFLGYLVVARIINR
- a CDS encoding class II fructose-1,6-bisphosphate aldolase, yielding MPLVPVSVLLREAAVEGYAVGAFNCSNLEIVQAIVAAAEAEKAPVIMQASQGAIKYAGVDYIAAMVRVAARGARVPVALHLDHGTSFDQVVRCLVAGFSSVMIDGSHLPLEQNIALTRRVVSAARPVGVSVEAELGRIGGVEDDIAVTDREAFFTDPEEARYFVEQTGVDSLAVAIGTAHGRYKGEPRLDFDRLTRIKELVPVPLVLHGASGVPDEAIREAIRRGVRKINIDTNIREAFVGAVRHKLDENPQEIDPRKILGPAREAAIEVIREKMRVFGCSGKVRG
- a CDS encoding DUF2062 domain-containing protein gives rise to the protein MVMMRVKEKLLSWKNYLVEKYHQVMDLPDAPHKIAHGVALGTALDFFPIPLISIPVAYLLARCLRVSAVAAALSAAFFKWAVPFFYALNYLVGSTVTGDSLAVGAGAGGSLSTLKQMGYPFFIGAAIDAALAWILIYFLVRRILEVRRAIKHS